The proteins below are encoded in one region of Ereboglobus luteus:
- a CDS encoding autotransporter outer membrane beta-barrel domain-containing protein, translated as MNRKSFSLLFPATQLLIVACLCLALPAGAPAANYTTRLNITSGQTRDISSGTFAGLTESSYNGGGAIKNAGLVTGTDVFFDNNSSTYRGGAVFNTGTMLLVTSTFSGNKALSNWAGALVNHGANAIFTGTGLVFTSNTASTGGAIVNSSGTLTLASGTLSHNYAVKFGGAAIHVDSYVPASRVHGTDLMFVSNTAAGSASDGNGGAIYARSGMLVLVSSTFIGNRSANARGGAIHSTAVFTGTNLLFASNTAATYGGAYFSAASSGTDTIVSSTFTNNAAIKYSGGAIHSEKTLDGTGLVFENNRAYTSGGAIYFNNAGVLTSSTFTENYARTDGGAIYNGNNLKSSNLLFTSNTAGSMGGAIYMRNAYGSADVTLSTFEGNYAGYGGAVANYTGTFSGSNLLFVSNTASSYGGALFTYVSGTFPATSVVTSSTFSKNYSGNLGGAVVNGGAFTGSNLLFISNSSANAGGAIYSDTATGTVTLFSTTLSGNFANAGGAIYNNNNSTFTGTNITFESNVAGTSGGAIYNTAGGTITGANLVFTSNTATSGSGGAIYSGADFSLGSGTFSGNTAAAGKGGAIYAGGNITLEVGANETLSAANNKAIDNDSGGFLYIASGSMVFDIGANATANIGNASSIANNADSISAADGSVNLTKTGAGTLTLWARNTYTGTTFVNSGKLDLRGHLSSVDTIVAANSTLAGTGTLAGLVTLATSATLSPGNLAATGTLTILNGLSLANGSLLHLKLGTPNAVDGLADGTSDLINVTGDLTLTGTTSLHVTAQTGFGIGVYRLINYSGDLLGGGTISFDALNDSTGSGLGTNDLLVDLATAHQVNLIQGGSDLIYWDGDLNHSNNQIEGGNGIWDTGTAGGNTNWTVNGGVSNKTWTEGKFAVFGYGPDAVIGSPVTVSNTLGDVTLSGAQFLVSDYVLNDGTLTFTPVSGTASILVGAGDASDSAITATINTRLTGTADLHKIHGGTLVLGGSNTYTGTTVVEGGALKLAHHAATGTGNITLAADTTLDLAFGGTFTNNIAGDDTTTAIISGSAVNLAATDGAAHTFAGAWQIVSGGTASIANEANLGAAASTADIAAGGWLTTSDTTFARALGGAGVLAINTSGADFSFSPSAIQPFSLFTGTLDLQSGYLALDAANTNVAALANATLRVSSAGVAEVLSNATIGNLTLNGGVLKIAAAPGSNINQFSGTLVTGTLNLAATSTLAIGLTGTLNTAIDPHSNFFSDSGSATRYQLHVVESSTLVGSAGNVTLTNYDGSAIAAPELAQNVTILAADGGVSGTAVYNYRASATNNGLHVGYGLSQLIAGTGTQILLSNAGATSDTLDAALTGDGGYQFAITGTALVGNANSDYLGATHITSGTVILISSTALGETSRLDIAANAALDLAGHSQTVGAFSGSANSTLALSNGALVITNGGISEGALTGTGSLILNGGLLDIRGANTGLNATATIAATGTARLDNTDGLGSSGLIANTGLLKFNNAQGTLTKSIAGTGTVALASTSTVTLAADNTDHAGVFDIAADSQLIATAQNQLADADLAIAGIFTASNAALIELGSGNALTGNGQLVKTGSGELRITSSNAFNGTTAITGGTLTLANLFGTGTGAVSNNATLNLAGTGTYANTISGSGVNLVTGNVSLRGDNTAFTGTLAVTGTADIDNNNQIGGATAQVVIASNAKLATIATTFGHALSGEGVLAINTSGAGFSFSSSVLQSPSPFSGTVSLTNSVLTLGTNANTDVLVNAALQLNAGGALHTNNETRQIKALDLNGGALWLDMNGVQPEQVLKVGTLAVSDTTASTVVFKNYTSSGSVAIGTGTNKNFLDQDNITNNATLLVEAGALDDPTQRKIAIKQADGTALSNGQIVDYGNVHAIYDYTALTVSGTEAAAYTGTGAMPAGLYYDYVLTALDVQAGETLALTTASATDTTLSADITGLGGVTYAAPDSSITLSGSNSYSGASTITTGTVIAKADNVLGAAAPLDILADGALDLDAHTQTVTTITTAAGSLLNLNSGSLAITAGGAIDGALAGTNTATLNIAGGTLDITGANAGFAASATIAANATARLSNPAGLGFAAIALSGTLHLDIAAADSGTLQNALSGDGLFAKTNTGELTLAASGANFHGTGTIDAGRLTATRTDNLGDATIGINAAATYEMRDIAAGTLANTLRGTGTLALTRADLLVTRANAIANTLTVALDQPSNLRLGANGISLGAVHMNSGTITFATATGTATIDALGHGTGNFVLNADLSAATAGNNPAGAIANALTITDAGAGSHNIYVNATGDISVINTAIELVTIENGSAQFVLANPGGKLEHALTTLELLQGDGSVYIPDTRKWYLTDAGLSHAADAILNTASTLALDWNYSLDSLYLRMGELRWENQKGLATADNGNLWVRSRGYRLNANNELSGLGFKQYGWGVNIGADKRFDTPAGLVLAGALLDMGGVNRDFDNHGNGDTDSVGFGLYATLINDKGWFADMVAKIDRYDNEFEARAHNGAITRGKYISKAQGLSLEAGKLLMQSNGWWIEPAVQVSVLWINSADYSTAATDVQRAIGVSVASSTNYQYRARVRGGRQFKNTNWHPYGKFAVVGVDSSGGKIRAHGKTLDTDYDGCRFEAGVGVMYRINDISQAYFDYEYAKASNYDRPWSINLGYRRLW; from the coding sequence ATGAACCGTAAGTCATTTTCCCTCCTTTTTCCCGCAACACAGTTGCTCATTGTCGCATGTCTTTGCCTGGCGCTCCCGGCGGGCGCGCCGGCGGCCAACTACACTACTCGATTGAACATTACCTCTGGTCAAACGCGAGACATCTCCTCGGGCACGTTCGCCGGTTTGACCGAAAGCAGCTACAATGGAGGTGGTGCGATCAAGAACGCGGGCCTTGTCACCGGCACCGACGTTTTTTTCGACAATAACTCGTCCACATATCGTGGCGGAGCCGTTTTTAACACAGGAACAATGTTGCTGGTGACAAGCACGTTCTCCGGCAACAAGGCCCTGAGCAATTGGGCCGGCGCGCTGGTAAACCACGGAGCCAACGCCATATTCACCGGCACGGGACTCGTATTCACCAGCAACACCGCCAGCACCGGCGGAGCCATCGTCAACAGCTCCGGCACCCTCACCCTGGCATCGGGAACGCTTTCGCACAACTACGCCGTAAAGTTCGGCGGAGCCGCCATCCATGTCGACAGCTACGTGCCCGCCTCCCGCGTCCACGGCACGGATCTCATGTTTGTCAGCAACACCGCGGCCGGCAGCGCTTCCGACGGCAATGGCGGCGCGATCTACGCCCGGAGCGGCATGCTCGTCCTCGTATCAAGCACCTTCATCGGCAATCGCTCCGCCAACGCCAGAGGCGGGGCAATCCACAGCACGGCAGTGTTCACCGGCACCAATCTGCTATTTGCCAGCAACACCGCCGCGACTTACGGGGGCGCTTATTTCAGCGCCGCATCGAGCGGCACCGACACCATCGTCTCAAGCACCTTCACCAACAACGCCGCCATCAAATATTCCGGGGGCGCCATCCATTCGGAAAAGACCCTCGATGGCACCGGTCTTGTTTTCGAGAACAACAGGGCCTACACCAGCGGCGGCGCGATCTATTTCAACAATGCCGGTGTCCTCACCTCCAGCACCTTCACCGAAAACTATGCCAGGACTGACGGCGGAGCCATTTACAACGGCAACAATCTGAAAAGCTCCAACCTGCTTTTCACCAGCAACACCGCCGGCAGCATGGGCGGGGCCATTTATATGCGCAATGCCTATGGATCGGCGGATGTGACACTGAGCACATTTGAGGGCAATTACGCCGGCTATGGCGGAGCGGTCGCAAATTACACCGGCACCTTCTCCGGCTCCAACCTGCTCTTTGTCAGCAACACAGCCTCGTCCTATGGCGGCGCCCTGTTCACTTATGTATCTGGAACCTTTCCGGCCACATCCGTCGTGACCTCGTCAACTTTTTCCAAAAACTATTCAGGAAATCTCGGCGGAGCCGTGGTCAACGGAGGTGCCTTCACAGGCTCCAACCTGCTTTTTATCAGCAACTCCTCGGCAAATGCAGGCGGCGCGATTTACAGCGATACAGCCACCGGCACGGTCACCCTCTTTTCAACAACCTTGTCCGGAAATTTTGCCAACGCAGGCGGTGCGATCTATAACAATAACAACAGCACCTTCACCGGCACTAACATCACATTCGAAAGCAACGTGGCCGGCACCTCCGGCGGCGCCATCTACAACACCGCAGGCGGCACCATTACCGGCGCCAATCTTGTGTTCACCAGCAACACCGCCACCAGCGGCTCCGGCGGGGCAATTTACTCCGGTGCCGACTTCTCGCTCGGCTCCGGCACCTTCTCCGGCAACACTGCGGCGGCAGGAAAAGGCGGCGCGATTTACGCCGGCGGCAACATCACTCTCGAGGTTGGGGCGAACGAAACCCTCTCCGCCGCCAACAACAAGGCGATCGACAACGACTCTGGCGGCTTCCTCTACATCGCAAGCGGCAGCATGGTCTTCGACATCGGCGCCAACGCGACCGCCAACATCGGCAACGCCAGTTCCATCGCCAATAACGCAGACTCCATCTCGGCAGCCGATGGCAGCGTGAATCTCACCAAAACCGGCGCGGGCACCTTGACCCTGTGGGCGCGCAACACCTACACCGGGACGACGTTTGTGAACAGCGGAAAGCTCGACCTGCGCGGACACCTTTCCAGCGTGGACACAATTGTCGCGGCAAACTCAACCCTCGCCGGCACCGGCACCCTCGCCGGCCTCGTCACGCTCGCCACAAGCGCAACCCTCTCCCCCGGCAACCTCGCCGCCACCGGCACGCTCACCATCCTCAACGGCCTTTCGCTCGCCAACGGCTCGCTCCTCCACCTCAAGCTCGGCACGCCCAACGCGGTGGACGGGCTCGCCGACGGCACCAGCGACCTGATCAACGTCACCGGCGACCTCACCCTCACAGGCACGACGAGCCTGCACGTCACCGCGCAAACCGGCTTCGGCATTGGCGTCTACCGCCTCATCAATTATTCGGGCGACCTGCTTGGCGGCGGCACGATCAGCTTTGACGCACTCAACGATTCAACCGGCAGCGGATTGGGCACCAATGACCTCCTGGTCGATTTAGCAACCGCCCACCAAGTAAACCTCATTCAAGGAGGCTCCGACCTCATCTATTGGGACGGAGATCTCAATCATTCAAACAACCAGATCGAAGGCGGCAACGGCATCTGGGACACCGGCACCGCCGGCGGCAACACCAACTGGACCGTCAACGGCGGCGTGAGCAACAAGACATGGACCGAAGGCAAGTTCGCCGTCTTCGGTTATGGCCCCGACGCCGTCATCGGCAGTCCCGTCACCGTCAGCAACACCCTCGGCGATGTCACGCTGAGCGGCGCGCAATTCCTCGTCAGCGACTACGTGCTCAACGACGGCACACTCACCTTCACTCCCGTCTCCGGCACCGCCTCGATCCTTGTCGGCGCGGGCGACGCAAGCGACTCCGCCATCACCGCCACCATCAACACCCGACTCACCGGCACCGCAGACCTCCACAAAATCCACGGCGGCACACTCGTCCTCGGCGGCAGCAACACCTACACCGGCACCACCGTCGTCGAGGGCGGCGCGCTCAAGCTTGCGCACCACGCCGCCACCGGCACGGGCAACATAACCCTCGCCGCCGACACCACGCTCGACCTCGCATTCGGCGGCACATTCACAAACAACATCGCCGGCGACGACACCACCACCGCCATCATCTCCGGCAGCGCCGTCAACCTCGCCGCCACCGACGGCGCCGCGCACACCTTCGCCGGCGCGTGGCAAATCGTCTCCGGCGGCACCGCCTCCATCGCCAACGAGGCCAACCTCGGCGCGGCCGCATCCACCGCGGACATCGCCGCCGGCGGCTGGCTCACCACGAGCGACACCACCTTCGCCCGCGCGCTCGGCGGCGCGGGCGTGCTCGCAATCAACACCTCCGGCGCTGACTTCTCCTTCAGCCCTTCAGCCATTCAGCCCTTCAGCCTTTTCACCGGCACCCTCGACCTCCAAAGCGGTTACCTCGCACTCGACGCCGCCAACACCAACGTCGCCGCCCTCGCCAACGCCACCCTCCGTGTCAGCTCCGCGGGCGTCGCCGAAGTGCTCTCCAACGCCACCATCGGCAACCTCACGCTCAACGGCGGTGTCCTCAAAATCGCCGCCGCGCCCGGCTCCAACATCAACCAATTTTCCGGCACGCTCGTCACCGGCACGCTCAACCTCGCCGCGACCAGCACCCTCGCCATCGGACTGACAGGCACCCTCAACACCGCCATCGATCCGCACAGCAACTTCTTCTCCGACTCCGGCTCGGCCACGCGCTACCAGCTCCACGTCGTCGAGTCCTCCACCCTCGTCGGCAGCGCGGGCAACGTCACGCTCACCAACTACGACGGCTCCGCAATCGCCGCCCCCGAACTCGCGCAAAACGTGACCATCCTCGCCGCCGACGGCGGCGTCAGCGGCACCGCCGTTTACAACTACCGCGCCAGCGCCACCAACAACGGCCTCCATGTCGGCTACGGCCTCTCGCAACTCATCGCCGGCACCGGCACGCAAATCCTCCTCTCCAACGCCGGCGCGACCTCCGACACCCTCGACGCCGCGCTCACCGGCGACGGCGGCTACCAATTCGCCATCACCGGCACCGCCCTCGTCGGCAACGCAAACAGCGACTACCTCGGCGCCACCCATATCACCAGCGGCACCGTGATCCTCATCTCCTCAACCGCCCTCGGCGAAACCTCGCGCCTCGACATCGCCGCCAACGCCGCCCTCGACCTCGCCGGCCACTCGCAGACCGTCGGCGCATTCAGCGGCTCGGCCAACTCCACCCTCGCCCTCTCCAACGGCGCCCTCGTCATCACCAACGGCGGCATCAGCGAAGGCGCGCTCACCGGCACCGGCAGCCTCATCCTGAACGGCGGCCTCCTCGACATCCGCGGCGCAAACACCGGCCTCAACGCCACCGCTACCATCGCCGCCACCGGCACCGCGCGCCTCGACAACACCGACGGCCTCGGCTCCTCCGGTCTCATCGCCAACACAGGCCTCCTCAAGTTCAACAACGCCCAAGGCACGCTCACCAAATCCATCGCCGGCACCGGCACCGTCGCCCTTGCCAGCACCTCCACTGTCACGCTCGCCGCCGACAACACCGACCACGCCGGCGTCTTCGACATCGCCGCCGATTCGCAACTCATCGCCACCGCGCAAAACCAGCTCGCCGACGCCGACCTTGCCATCGCCGGCATCTTCACCGCCAGCAACGCCGCCCTCATCGAACTCGGCTCCGGCAACGCCCTCACCGGCAACGGTCAACTCGTCAAAACCGGATCCGGCGAATTGCGCATCACATCGAGCAACGCCTTCAACGGCACGACCGCCATCACCGGCGGCACCCTCACACTCGCCAACCTGTTCGGCACGGGCACCGGCGCCGTGTCCAACAACGCCACCCTCAACCTCGCCGGCACCGGCACCTACGCCAACACCATCAGCGGCTCCGGCGTGAACCTGGTCACCGGCAACGTCAGCCTGCGCGGGGACAACACCGCATTCACCGGCACGCTCGCCGTCACCGGCACCGCCGACATCGACAACAACAACCAAATCGGCGGCGCCACCGCGCAAGTCGTCATCGCATCCAACGCCAAACTGGCAACCATCGCCACGACCTTCGGACACGCGCTCTCCGGCGAAGGTGTTCTCGCCATCAACACCTCCGGCGCCGGCTTCTCCTTCAGCTCATCAGTCCTTCAGTCCCCCAGCCCTTTCTCCGGCACCGTCTCGCTCACGAACAGCGTGCTCACACTCGGCACCAACGCCAACACTGACGTCCTCGTCAACGCCGCGTTGCAACTCAACGCCGGCGGCGCGCTCCACACCAACAACGAAACACGCCAAATCAAGGCCCTCGACCTCAACGGCGGCGCGCTCTGGCTCGACATGAACGGCGTCCAGCCCGAGCAAGTCCTCAAAGTCGGCACCCTCGCCGTCAGCGACACGACAGCCAGCACGGTTGTGTTTAAAAACTACACCTCATCCGGCTCCGTCGCCATCGGCACCGGCACCAACAAAAATTTCCTCGACCAGGACAACATCACCAACAACGCCACGCTCCTCGTCGAAGCCGGCGCGCTCGACGATCCCACCCAGCGCAAAATCGCCATCAAGCAAGCCGACGGCACCGCGCTCTCCAACGGACAAATTGTCGATTACGGAAACGTCCACGCCATCTACGACTACACCGCGCTCACCGTCAGCGGCACCGAGGCGGCCGCCTACACCGGCACGGGCGCGATGCCCGCCGGCCTCTACTACGACTACGTGCTCACCGCCCTCGACGTGCAAGCCGGCGAAACACTCGCCCTCACCACCGCGAGCGCGACCGACACCACCCTTTCCGCCGATATCACCGGCCTCGGCGGCGTCACCTACGCCGCGCCCGATTCCAGCATCACCCTCAGCGGCTCCAACAGCTACTCCGGCGCCAGCACCATCACCACCGGCACCGTGATCGCCAAGGCCGACAACGTCCTCGGCGCCGCCGCCCCGCTCGACATCCTCGCCGACGGAGCGCTCGACCTCGACGCCCACACGCAAACCGTCACCACCATCACGACCGCCGCCGGTTCGCTCCTCAACCTCAACTCCGGCTCGCTCGCGATCACCGCTGGCGGAGCCATCGACGGCGCGCTCGCCGGCACCAACACCGCCACGCTCAACATCGCCGGCGGCACGCTCGACATCACCGGAGCCAACGCCGGCTTCGCCGCCTCCGCCACCATCGCCGCCAACGCCACCGCGCGCCTCTCCAACCCCGCCGGCCTCGGCTTCGCCGCCATCGCCCTCTCCGGCACACTCCACCTCGACATCGCCGCCGCCGACAGCGGCACCCTGCAAAACGCCCTCTCCGGCGACGGCCTCTTCGCAAAAACCAACACCGGCGAGCTCACCCTCGCCGCCTCCGGCGCGAACTTCCACGGCACCGGCACCATCGACGCCGGACGCCTCACCGCCACGCGCACCGACAACCTCGGCGACGCCACCATCGGCATCAACGCCGCCGCGACCTACGAAATGCGCGACATCGCCGCCGGCACCCTCGCCAACACCCTGCGCGGCACCGGCACGCTCGCGCTCACCCGCGCCGACCTCCTCGTCACCCGCGCCAACGCCATTGCGAACACCCTCACCGTCGCGCTCGACCAGCCCAGCAATCTGCGCCTCGGCGCCAACGGCATCTCGCTCGGCGCCGTCCATATGAACAGCGGCACCATCACCTTCGCGACCGCCACCGGCACCGCCACCATCGACGCCCTCGGCCACGGCACGGGCAACTTTGTCCTCAACGCCGACCTCTCCGCCGCGACCGCCGGAAACAACCCCGCAGGCGCCATCGCCAACGCGCTCACCATCACCGACGCCGGCGCCGGCAGTCACAACATCTACGTCAACGCCACCGGCGACATCTCCGTCATCAACACCGCCATCGAACTTGTCACCATTGAAAACGGCTCCGCGCAGTTCGTCCTCGCCAACCCCGGCGGCAAACTTGAGCACGCCCTCACCACACTCGAACTCCTCCAAGGCGACGGCTCCGTTTACATCCCCGACACCCGCAAATGGTATCTCACCGACGCCGGCCTCTCGCACGCCGCCGACGCCATTCTCAACACCGCCTCCACCCTCGCCCTCGACTGGAACTACTCGCTCGACAGCCTGTATCTGCGCATGGGCGAACTGCGGTGGGAAAATCAAAAAGGCCTCGCCACGGCGGACAACGGCAACCTCTGGGTTCGCTCGCGCGGCTACCGCCTCAACGCTAACAACGAACTCTCCGGCCTCGGCTTCAAACAATACGGCTGGGGTGTGAATATCGGCGCCGACAAGCGCTTTGACACCCCCGCGGGCCTCGTGCTCGCCGGCGCGCTGCTCGACATGGGTGGCGTCAATCGCGACTTCGACAATCACGGCAACGGCGACACCGACAGCGTCGGCTTCGGCCTCTACGCTACGCTCATCAACGACAAAGGCTGGTTTGCCGACATGGTCGCCAAAATCGACCGTTACGACAACGAGTTCGAGGCGCGCGCCCACAACGGCGCCATCACCCGCGGCAAATACATATCCAAGGCGCAAGGCCTTTCCCTCGAGGCCGGCAAACTGCTCATGCAATCCAACGGCTGGTGGATTGAACCCGCCGTCCAAGTTTCCGTGCTCTGGATCAACAGCGCCGATTACTCGACCGCCGCAACCGATGTCCAACGCGCCATCGGCGTGTCAGTTGCCTCGTCGACAAACTACCAATACCGCGCGCGTGTGCGCGGCGGGCGCCAGTTCAAAAACACCAACTGGCATCCCTACGGCAAGTTCGCCGTTGTCGGAGTCGACAGCAGCGGCGGCAAAATCCGCGCGCATGGCAAAACCCTCGACACCGACTACGACGGCTGCCGTTTCGAGGCAGGCGTCGGCGTGATGTATCGCATCAACGACATCAGCCAGGCTTACTTCGATTACGAATACGCCAAGGCATCCAACTACGACCGCCCCTGGTCCATCAACCTCGGCTATCGTAGACTTTGGTAA
- a CDS encoding nucleotidyl transferase AbiEii/AbiGii toxin family protein: protein MTKLKNLPASVKARLLNVARTRHETFNDILVRYCIERLLYRLGQSKHADRFLLKGALLFVLWDDRVPRPTRDVDFLGFGNMEIDAIIDAFREIIATNAPPDGLHFEEASVRAEEIREGQEYGGVRINITAWLGKARIPMQIDVGSGDAVTPAPEVTDFPVLLDFPPPRVRAYPIYTVVAEKFEAIVSIGPRNTRMKDFHDLWFLSRRFDFDGSMLHQALSATFRRRGTVMEGELLPFTSEYVNDAARQAQWHGFLGRNALKTPPDQFPLLMAELREFVGPALKSNNQRWYAGKGWE from the coding sequence ATGACCAAACTAAAAAACCTACCGGCGTCCGTGAAAGCGCGTTTGCTCAACGTGGCGCGCACCAGACACGAAACTTTCAACGATATTCTCGTGCGCTATTGCATCGAACGCCTGCTCTACCGACTGGGACAATCCAAACATGCCGACCGGTTTCTTCTCAAAGGTGCGTTGCTTTTTGTCCTGTGGGATGATCGCGTGCCACGCCCAACGAGGGACGTGGATTTCCTCGGCTTCGGAAACATGGAAATCGACGCCATAATTGACGCCTTCCGAGAAATCATTGCCACGAATGCGCCTCCGGATGGGCTGCACTTTGAGGAGGCATCCGTGCGCGCGGAGGAAATCCGCGAGGGACAGGAGTATGGAGGCGTTCGCATCAACATAACGGCGTGGCTCGGCAAGGCACGCATCCCCATGCAGATCGACGTTGGGTCCGGCGATGCCGTGACGCCCGCGCCGGAAGTGACCGACTTTCCCGTGTTGCTGGATTTTCCGCCGCCGCGCGTGCGCGCGTATCCGATCTACACCGTCGTCGCGGAAAAATTCGAGGCCATCGTTTCAATCGGCCCGCGCAACACGCGCATGAAGGATTTTCATGATTTGTGGTTTTTATCCCGGCGATTCGACTTCGACGGAAGCATGCTGCATCAAGCCCTCTCAGCCACCTTTCGTCGGAGGGGAACCGTCATGGAAGGAGAACTGCTTCCGTTCACGTCGGAATATGTGAACGATGCCGCCCGGCAGGCTCAATGGCATGGCTTTCTTGGGCGCAATGCGCTCAAAACACCGCCAGATCAGTTCCCGCTATTGATGGCGGAGCTGCGCGAATTTGTAGGCCCTGCGCTCAAGTCAAATAACCAGCGATGGTATGCGGGCAAGGGATGGGAATAA
- a CDS encoding type IV toxin-antitoxin system AbiEi family antitoxin domain-containing protein, translating into MTKTKLIEQLARKRGSLRPRDLRADNLPTAYLGRLVRAGRLIRFSRGVYAPSDAEIDEKHDWEIACLRVPNGVLCLTTALALHEIGTQSPREVWMAIDGKAWTPRITHPPMRYVRFSPAALHYGVMTEKISGQARLRVYTAAKTVADCFKFRNKIGIDVAIEALREGWRTRKFTMSELAAAAHVCRVARVMQPYLEMLP; encoded by the coding sequence ATGACCAAGACCAAACTCATTGAACAGCTTGCGCGCAAACGAGGTTCGCTGCGTCCACGCGATCTCCGTGCAGACAATCTGCCAACAGCCTATCTTGGGAGGCTCGTGCGTGCCGGGCGGCTGATTCGTTTTTCTCGAGGCGTGTATGCGCCAAGCGATGCGGAAATCGACGAAAAGCACGACTGGGAGATCGCATGTCTGCGCGTGCCAAACGGCGTTCTTTGCCTGACCACGGCCCTAGCCCTCCACGAAATCGGCACTCAAAGCCCCCGTGAGGTCTGGATGGCCATTGACGGCAAAGCATGGACGCCCCGTATTACGCATCCCCCCATGCGTTATGTTCGATTTTCGCCTGCCGCGCTCCATTATGGTGTGATGACCGAAAAGATTTCTGGCCAAGCCAGACTGCGTGTTTACACGGCGGCGAAAACGGTGGCCGATTGTTTTAAATTTCGCAACAAGATCGGCATTGATGTGGCAATTGAAGCACTGCGGGAAGGTTGGCGAACGCGCAAGTTCACCATGTCGGAGCTGGCAGCGGCGGCCCACGTTTGCCGGGTCGCGCGCGTCATGCAACCTTATCTGGAAATGCTACCATGA
- a CDS encoding 7-cyano-7-deazaguanine synthase — MSVETSPNPLVTVRAVFSGEGSHSRVPSGQIRCEIGTNVSLVPTELEAFCFKELTVRDEELVCLAGIVAFADRLVRRKASLGWSRNLEIVMPVAEPRFWQQPEIVDTLLEALRYLTGDAWRFKFIKRAGRLPRVRQAEMDLGQGEFQVIPFSNGMDSFAQSRLLRKERPHISPIRVTAWNHGLAGSRTWLTDADGTRYRRVAVPIKFSFKGNADQTYRTRGFLFSVLAGLAAHMSGAKSIVIPEAGQGALGPSLVPVGAESPHRGSHPGFSRRMAAFFRAFWQKTISFEHPQLWHTKGEVLTMLKKENLHEGWEKTFSCSRGQRDIRTERHKKIHCGICSGCMLRRLAVFSADLPEPADTYMWPDLSASSLEESLCEDARRPVSTNDWDIAVHAVMAMEDLARLANTPITHPKMENALFDAFGNNPQQLAGGAEPLRRLLLAHQTEWRKFTQQLGPESWVNQQIAHL; from the coding sequence ATGTCAGTAGAAACTTCCCCAAACCCATTGGTGACAGTCCGAGCCGTCTTCTCTGGCGAAGGCTCGCATTCCCGTGTTCCGTCCGGGCAGATTCGTTGCGAAATTGGCACCAACGTCAGTTTGGTTCCAACTGAGTTGGAGGCTTTTTGTTTCAAGGAGCTTACTGTGCGAGACGAAGAACTGGTGTGTTTGGCGGGCATTGTTGCTTTTGCTGATCGCTTGGTGCGTCGAAAGGCGTCACTTGGTTGGAGTCGCAATCTTGAAATAGTCATGCCAGTGGCGGAACCGCGTTTTTGGCAGCAACCGGAAATCGTTGATACCTTGTTGGAAGCATTGCGTTATCTTACTGGAGACGCGTGGCGTTTTAAGTTCATTAAGCGCGCCGGACGTTTGCCTCGCGTGAGGCAGGCTGAAATGGATTTAGGGCAAGGCGAGTTCCAGGTTATTCCATTTAGCAACGGGATGGATTCGTTCGCGCAGTCCCGTCTGTTGCGAAAAGAAAGGCCTCACATATCGCCTATTCGTGTAACCGCTTGGAATCATGGTTTGGCGGGCAGTCGAACCTGGCTCACCGATGCGGATGGAACCCGTTATCGACGTGTGGCCGTTCCAATAAAGTTTAGTTTCAAGGGAAACGCAGATCAGACGTATCGCACGCGCGGGTTTCTTTTTTCAGTGCTGGCTGGCTTGGCCGCGCACATGTCGGGAGCCAAAAGCATTGTCATTCCAGAAGCAGGGCAAGGCGCGTTGGGGCCGTCATTGGTGCCCGTGGGTGCTGAATCACCGCATCGTGGATCGCATCCCGGATTCAGCCGTCGGATGGCGGCTTTTTTTCGGGCGTTCTGGCAAAAAACGATTTCGTTTGAGCATCCTCAACTATGGCACACAAAAGGCGAAGTTCTTACCATGCTCAAGAAAGAGAATCTTCATGAGGGTTGGGAAAAAACATTTTCATGCTCGCGCGGGCAAAGAGATATTCGCACTGAGCGCCATAAGAAGATTCACTGTGGCATTTGCTCAGGGTGCATGCTGCGCAGGCTGGCGGTGTTCAGCGCGGATTTGCCCGAGCCCGCCGACACTTATATGTGGCCGGATTTAAGCGCCAGTTCACTGGAAGAGTCGCTTTGCGAGGACGCCCGCCGTCCTGTTTCGACCAATGATTGGGATATTGCAGTTCATGCAGTCATGGCCATGGAAGACCTCGCACGCTTAGCCAACACACCAATAACCCATCCAAAAATGGAAAACGCATTGTTTGATGCTTTCGGGAATAACCCTCAGCAACTGGCCGGAGGGGCGGAACCGCTTCGTCGGCTTTTGTTGGCGCATCAGACGGAATGGCGTAAGTTTACCCAGCAACTTGGCCCAGAATCATGGGTCAACCAACAAATTGCGCATCTATGA